One Camelus dromedarius isolate mCamDro1 chromosome 6, mCamDro1.pat, whole genome shotgun sequence genomic region harbors:
- the POPDC3 gene encoding popeye domain-containing protein 3 — protein sequence MERNSSLWKNLIDEHPVCTTWKQEAEGAIYQLASILFVVGFMGGSGFFGLLYVFSLLGLGFLCSAVWAWVDVCAADIFSWNFILFVICFMRFVHIAYQVHSITFAREFQLLYSSLFQPLGTSLPDFRTIAMSSEVVTLEKEHCYAMQGKTSIDKLSLLVSGRIRVTVDGEFLHYIFPFQFLDSPEWDSLRPTEEGIFQVTLTAETDCRYVSWRRKKLYLLLAQHRYISRLFSVLIRSDIADKLYALNDRIYIGKRYHYDIRLPNFYQMSTPEMSRSPLTEHFRNSRQHCDK from the exons ATGGAAAGAAATTCAAGTTTATGGAAGAACCTAATAGATGAACACCCAGTCTGCACCACCTGGAAGCAAGAGGCCGAAGGAGCCATCTATCAACTTGCCAGTATTTTATTTGTAGTAGGTTTCATGGGTGGCAGTGGATTCTTCGGGCTCCTTTACGTCTTCAGTTTGCTGGGGTTGGGTTTCCTCTGTTCTGCTGTCTGGGCTTGGGTAGATGTCTGTGCCGCCGACATATTTTCCTGGAATTTTATATTGTTTGTCATCTGCTTCATGCGGTTTGTTCACATTGCCTATCAAGTCCACAGCATCACCTTTGCCCGAGAATTTCAGCTGTTGTACAGCtccctcttccagcctctggggACCTCATTGCCTGACTTCAGAACTATTGCTATGAGCTCAGAAGTGGTTACTTTGGAAAAGGAGCACTGTTATGCCATGCAGGGGAAAACCTCCATTGACAAACTCTCCCTGCTTGTTTCAGGAAG GATCAGAGTGACAGTTGACGGCGAATTTCTGCATTACATTTTCCCCTTCCAGTTCCTGGATTCTCCTGAATGGGACTCACTGAGACCCACAGAGGAAGGCATTTTTCAG GTAACCCTCACAGCTGAAACTGATTGTCGCTATGTGTCttggaggagaaagaaattatatttgctCTTGGCTCAGCATCGTTACATCTCTCGCCTATTTTCAGTCTTAATTCGTAGTGACATTGCAGATAAACTCTATGCCTTGAATGACAGGATATATATAGGAAAAAGGTACCATTACGATATTCGGTTACCCAACTTCTACCAAATGTCAACTCCAGAAATGTCCAGGTCACCCCTGACAGAACATTTTCGGAATTCCAGGCAACATTGTGATAAATAA